A section of the Larus michahellis chromosome 1, bLarMic1.1, whole genome shotgun sequence genome encodes:
- the FOXRED2 gene encoding FAD-dependent oxidoreductase domain-containing protein 2: MAPAVCGTLLSLALYAGSLCAASGAAFLYHDYCVIGAGPSGLQVAYFLQQAGRDYIVFERSHAPGSFFALYPRHRKLISINKQYTGKSNSEFNLRHDWNSLLSHDRRLLFRHYSRDFFPNADAMVHYLEDFASLLKLQVQYNTAIIHVTLERDEQAWNGHYFLLTDQDRQNYKCSSLLVATGTWVPNVVNFPGSEYVEGYETVSINPEDFAGQTVLILGRGNSAFETAENILGVTNFIHMVSRSRVRLSWATHYVGDLRAINNGLLDTYQLKSLDGLLEGDLEDLAIVKDKKGKLHITLRFYLENRNTSAGIDSITLPQDELDNFATRAPYDRVIRCLGWKFDFSIYNRSLRLMPGKGNNKKYPQIKPSYESRGTRGLFILGTASHSVDFRKSAGGFIHGFRYTTRAVHRLLENRHHGVPWPSTVYPITQLTNSIIKRVNEASGLYQMFSVLADIILLRENATAFEYLEEYPVGVLAELETQTGRRAPNGLFVIIMEYGRNFSGADKDVFYYNRAVGEAQHAWQSNFLHPVIYYYKHLPTEREMKLRPPDWPLPRPDAVHHIVEDFLTDWTAPNAHILPLRRFLENCLSTDLRNFFAESCFFFAFTRQKLPPFCQQGYVGMQGLLGSEGLRRHAVEAGLLEDYTPRDFSGDKTPDSREGSQDQLLRDHVIPVRPLQHLVNAKDEL, from the exons ATGGCCCCAGCGGTCTGTGGGACACTCCTGAGTCTGGCCTTGTACGCTGGCAGCCTGTGTGCGGCAAGCGGTGCTGCTTTTCTCTACCATGACTACTGCGTCATCGGGGCCGGCCCCTCAGGCTTGCAGGTGGCCTATTTCCTCCAGCAAGCTGGCCGGGATTACATCGTCTTTGAGCGGAGCCACGCTCCTGGCAGCTTCTTTGCCCTCTACCCTCGCCACCGCAAGCTCATCAGCATCAACAAGCAGTACACGGGCAAATCCAACAGCGAGTTCAACCTCCGCCACGACTGGAACTCGCTCCTCAGCCACGACCGCCGGCTGCTTTTCCGACACTACTCCCGTGACTTTTTCCCCAACGCCGACGCGATGGTGCATTACTTGGAGGACTTTGCTTCTCTGCTGAAGCTGCAGGTTCAATACAACACAGCCATTATCCACGTGACATTGGAGAGGGATGAGCAGGCCTGGAATGGCCACTATTTCCTTCTGACAGACCAGGACAGGCAGAACTACAAGTGCAG CTCTTTGTTGGTTGCCACTGGGACGTGGGTCCCCAATGTGGTAAACTTCCCTGGCTCAGAATACGTCGAGGGTTACGAGACTGTGTCCATCAACCCAGAGGATTTTGCTGGCCAAACTGTGTTGATCTTGGGCCGCGGGAACTCGGCCTTTGAGACAGCGGAAAACATTCTGGGCGTCACAAATTTCATCCACATGGTGAGCCGGTCCCGTGTGCGCCTCTCATGGGCCACCCACTACGTCGGGGATCTGAG AGCAATTAACAATGGCCTACTGGACACCTACCAGTTGAAATCTCTGGATGGGCTTCTGGAAGGCGACCTGGAAGATCTGGCTATTGTCAAGGACAAGAAAGGGAAGCTGCACATCACGCTCAGGTTCTACCTGGAGAACAGGAACACTAGCGCAGGCATCGACTCCATCACCCTCCCGCAGGACGAACTGGATAATTTTGCCACCCGTGCGCCTTATGACCGTGTTATCCGCTGCCTGGGCTGGAAGTTTGACTTCTCTATCTACAACAG ATCCCTTAGACTGATGCCTGGAAAAGGGAATAACAAGAAGTATCCTCAGATCAAACCTAGTTATGAGTCCAGAGGCACCCGGGGGCTTTTTATTCTTGGCACTGCTAGTCACTCTGTTGACTTCAGGAAATCTGCTGGGGGCTTTATCCATGGATTCCGGTATACAA CTCGTGCAGTCCACCGCCTATTGGAAAATCGTCACCATGGTGTCCCCTGGCCATCCACAGTCTACCCTATTACACAGCTGACCAATTCCATCATCAAGCGGGTGAACGAGGCCTCGGGCCTCTACCAGATGTTCAGTGTCCTGGCTGACATCATACTGCTGagaga GAATGCCACAGCATTTGAATACCTGGAAGAATACCCAGTTGGAGTCCTGGCCGAGCTGGAAACGCAGACCGGGAGAAGGGCTCCCAATGGGCTGTTTGTCATCATCATGGAGTATGGGAGGAATTTCTCTGGGGCTGACAAGGATGTCTTCTACTACAACCGAGCTGTGGGAGAGGCACAGCATGCCTGGCAGTCCAACTTTTTGCACCCTGTTATTTACTATTACAAACACCTCCCAACAG AGCGTGAGATGAAACTTCGGCCCCCAGACTGGCCTCTCCCCCGCCCAGATGCCGTCCATCATATTGTGGAGGACTTTCTGACAGACTGGACGGCCCCAAACGCTCACATCCTGCCACTGAGGCGGTTTTTGGAGAACTGCCTCAGCACTGACCTGCGCAATTTCTTTGCAG AGTCctgtttcttctttgccttcACGCGTCAGAAGCTGCCTCCCTTCTGTCAGCAGGGGTATGTTGGAATGCAAGGGCTCCTGGGGAGCGAGGGGCTCCGGCGCCACGCGGTAGAAGCTGGTCTGCTGGAGGATTACACTCCGAGGGATTTCTCGGGTGACAAAACGCCTGACAGCCGCGAAGGGTCGCAGGACCAGCTGCTGAGAGACCACGTGATACCAGTCCGTCCACTGCAGCATCTTGTTAATGCCAAGGATGAACTTTAA